The following are encoded together in the Streptomyces tsukubensis genome:
- a CDS encoding DgaE family pyridoxal phosphate-dependent ammonia lyase, giving the protein MGVYEELGLSPAINASGKMTALGGSVLDDTVVAAMAEAARNHVVMDDLMKVAGDVIAKATGAEDGCPTTGAASGIAIAVAALIAGTDPDRIERLPDPGDRPSEVLLLKGHSVNFGAPVRQMVALGGGRVVEIGSVNKVSVAHLEGAVTERTAALLYIQSHHTVHKGSVSLADMIAVGRRHDIPVIVDAAAEDDLRHWPATGADLVVYSGGKAIGGPTSGLVCGRRALIEACRAQYTGIARPMKVGKETVLGLLQALRGYGDDETGDGGRERMTALAARLGQLPGVTATVERDEAGRSIYRAVLTVDPAAAGRDAQEIARELAAGSPPVFLRDHQANIGRLSIDPRPITADDEAELARRITALLGG; this is encoded by the coding sequence ATGGGTGTCTACGAGGAACTGGGGCTGTCGCCCGCCATCAACGCCAGCGGAAAGATGACCGCGCTCGGAGGGAGCGTCCTCGACGACACGGTGGTGGCCGCCATGGCGGAGGCCGCGAGGAACCACGTGGTCATGGACGACCTGATGAAGGTCGCCGGTGACGTCATCGCGAAGGCCACCGGAGCCGAGGACGGCTGCCCCACCACCGGCGCCGCCTCCGGGATCGCCATAGCCGTCGCCGCCCTCATCGCCGGCACCGATCCGGACCGGATCGAGCGGCTGCCCGATCCGGGCGACAGGCCAAGCGAGGTCCTCCTGCTCAAGGGGCACTCCGTCAACTTCGGCGCCCCCGTACGGCAGATGGTGGCACTCGGCGGCGGGCGGGTCGTCGAGATCGGCTCCGTGAACAAGGTGAGCGTCGCCCACCTGGAGGGCGCCGTCACCGAGCGGACCGCCGCCCTGCTCTACATCCAGTCGCACCACACCGTGCACAAGGGGAGCGTCTCCCTCGCCGACATGATCGCCGTCGGGCGCCGCCACGACATCCCCGTGATCGTCGACGCGGCGGCCGAGGACGACCTCCGCCACTGGCCGGCGACCGGGGCCGACCTGGTGGTCTACAGCGGTGGCAAGGCGATCGGCGGCCCGACCTCCGGCCTCGTCTGCGGCCGGCGAGCCCTCATCGAGGCCTGCCGTGCCCAGTACACGGGCATCGCCCGGCCCATGAAGGTCGGCAAGGAGACCGTGCTCGGCCTGCTCCAGGCCCTGCGCGGGTACGGCGACGACGAGACCGGCGACGGGGGCAGGGAGCGCATGACCGCCCTGGCCGCAAGGCTGGGGCAGCTGCCCGGCGTCACGGCCACCGTGGAACGCGACGAGGCGGGACGGAGCATCTACCGAGCCGTCCTGACCGTCGACCCCGCCGCGGCGGGGCGCGACGCACAGGAGATCGCCCGGGAACTCGCGGCCGGCAGCCCGCCGGTCTTCCTCCGCGACCACCAGGCGAACATCGGACGCCTCTCCATCGACCCCCGCCCCATCACGGCGGACGACGAGGCCGAACTGGCCCGCAGGATCACCGCGTTGCTCGGCGGCTGA
- a CDS encoding DUF4310 family protein gives MSTTDIGVSDDTGEGKDGGRPRPWEGGFWLSEWAFPLFVASLAAGIFAGTHLYYTYQTGAFNEVAVVALLKAGMENGSYGAAAAFGAGFLFARIIEAPMVGILDIGGSLQTGVGIGIPAMLLAGGITAPLEHFWLALPTGAVIGLAIGWLVLVIRRATVNSPNAGSTFGADVMMGAGNSAGRYLGPLVILAAATASVPVGLGSTLGAILFYWWKKPLTGGAILGAMAAGLFFPITK, from the coding sequence GTGAGCACCACCGACATCGGCGTGAGCGACGACACCGGAGAGGGTAAGGACGGCGGCAGGCCCCGCCCTTGGGAAGGCGGCTTCTGGCTCTCCGAATGGGCCTTCCCCCTCTTCGTCGCCTCGCTCGCCGCGGGCATCTTCGCGGGAACCCACCTCTACTACACCTACCAGACCGGCGCCTTCAACGAAGTAGCCGTGGTCGCCCTGCTCAAAGCGGGCATGGAGAACGGAAGTTACGGCGCGGCCGCCGCGTTCGGCGCCGGCTTCCTCTTCGCCAGGATCATCGAGGCCCCGATGGTGGGAATCCTCGACATCGGCGGCTCGCTCCAGACCGGTGTGGGCATCGGCATCCCCGCCATGCTGCTGGCCGGCGGAATCACCGCGCCCCTCGAACACTTCTGGCTCGCGCTCCCCACCGGCGCGGTGATCGGCCTCGCCATCGGATGGCTGGTACTGGTGATCCGCAGGGCCACCGTCAACTCGCCCAACGCGGGATCGACTTTCGGCGCCGACGTGATGATGGGCGCGGGCAACTCGGCCGGACGCTATCTGGGTCCGCTCGTCATTCTCGCCGCGGCCACCGCCTCGGTCCCCGTCGGCCTCGGATCGACCCTCGGAGCGATCCTCTTCTACTGGTGGAAGAAGCCGCTGACCGGCGGGGCCATCCTCGGCGCCATGGCCGCGGGTCTGTTCTTCCCCATCACCAAGTGA
- a CDS encoding DUF4311 domain-containing protein, translating to MNETLTILLESAVIGALIGFGAGAGVARMFHAPQAQGMGAFRTLGELNACENDPIAHFSFGFGFFFNAWASTVGAGALSGDVDHRIVPHWAASISMIKNRNLAETLHNPRRMAFTGAAVGVVLISLLNTTAASIPHSLQSVASQVLGPASEWLLNPVMPIIFWMAAVDAGRRTGGWGTVLGGLAHIVMGNAVPGIVLGIVVGKGIDDMGWNRITKSLTAAVIALFVASSFLRGVDMELLEQMKIGVPGWLHQLHESTGTAGQ from the coding sequence ATGAACGAAACACTCACCATCCTGCTGGAGTCCGCCGTCATCGGGGCGCTCATCGGCTTCGGCGCGGGCGCGGGCGTCGCCCGCATGTTCCACGCTCCACAGGCCCAGGGAATGGGCGCCTTCCGCACCCTGGGCGAACTCAACGCCTGCGAGAACGACCCGATCGCGCACTTCTCCTTCGGTTTCGGCTTCTTCTTCAACGCCTGGGCGAGCACCGTCGGCGCGGGCGCGCTCTCCGGCGACGTCGATCACCGGATCGTGCCGCACTGGGCGGCTTCGATCTCGATGATCAAGAACAGGAACCTCGCCGAGACTCTGCACAACCCCCGCCGTATGGCCTTCACCGGCGCCGCCGTCGGTGTCGTGCTGATCTCCCTTCTCAACACCACCGCCGCCTCCATCCCGCACTCGTTGCAGAGCGTCGCCTCCCAAGTTCTCGGCCCTGCCTCCGAATGGCTGCTCAACCCGGTCATGCCGATCATCTTCTGGATGGCCGCCGTGGACGCGGGCCGACGCACCGGCGGCTGGGGCACCGTCCTCGGTGGCCTCGCCCACATCGTGATGGGCAACGCGGTCCCCGGCATCGTGCTCGGCATCGTCGTCGGCAAGGGCATCGACGACATGGGATGGAACCGCATCACCAAGAGCCTCACCGCGGCCGTCATCGCCCTCTTCGTAGCCAGCTCCTTCCTGCGCGGTGTCGACATGGAACTGCTCGAACAGATGAAGATCGGCGTTCCCGGCTGGCTGCACCAGTTGCACGAGAGCACCGGCACGGCCGGGCAGTGA
- a CDS encoding DUF4312 family protein, protein MNHSEQTLRLTGTGPTKERAFGAVMRQVQSAAAGKDGGVTFRVEPLALEVVSAAEHRRTERFLGVLFPRKRVHYEITMKVRVRITSLDLDSVDFAVREERLKLTQHLLHMR, encoded by the coding sequence ATGAACCACTCCGAGCAGACCCTGCGGCTGACCGGAACGGGACCCACCAAGGAGCGGGCCTTCGGCGCGGTCATGCGCCAGGTCCAGTCGGCGGCGGCCGGAAAGGACGGCGGGGTCACCTTCCGTGTGGAACCCCTGGCCCTGGAGGTCGTGTCGGCCGCGGAACACCGCAGGACCGAGCGGTTCCTCGGAGTGCTCTTCCCCAGGAAGCGCGTGCACTACGAGATCACCATGAAGGTGCGGGTACGCATCACCTCCCTCGACCTCGATTCGGTGGACTTCGCCGTTCGGGAGGAGAGGCTGAAGCTCACCCAGCATCTGCTCCACATGAGGTGA
- a CDS encoding SFCGS family glycine-rich protein, which produces MSDTVKIVIGNRLGKGQAVAEGVRKAGLEAVLIPGPGADMKVGDVMAAEGAVLGLSFCGSGGAGAVTAKAKYGHDIEFGMRSAEAGVTAIQQGKRVLGFGFLDTEELGFKIAQALQKELDSQAGTA; this is translated from the coding sequence ATGTCGGACACTGTGAAAATCGTCATCGGCAACCGGCTCGGCAAGGGCCAGGCCGTCGCGGAGGGAGTCAGGAAGGCCGGCCTTGAGGCCGTGCTGATACCGGGCCCCGGCGCCGACATGAAGGTCGGAGACGTGATGGCGGCCGAGGGAGCCGTCCTCGGGCTGAGCTTCTGCGGCAGCGGCGGCGCGGGCGCCGTGACGGCCAAGGCCAAGTACGGCCACGACATCGAGTTCGGCATGCGCAGCGCCGAGGCGGGCGTCACCGCCATCCAGCAGGGCAAGCGGGTCCTCGGCTTCGGTTTCCTCGACACCGAGGAACTCGGCTTCAAGATCGCCCAGGCTCTGCAGAAGGAGCTGGACTCCCAGGCCGGGACCGCCTGA
- a CDS encoding amidohydrolase/deacetylase family metallohydrolase, which translates to MSASHDESATSRTVTPLGGTNLSHPALSQEEAGPYDLVIGGGLLVDPEKGTSSAGDIAVRDGRIAAVVEPGSADGLYAEFFDAHGLLVTPGLIDLHAHVYDHATGLGVAADLAGVRSGVTTVVDAGSSGSDNFADFERTVVAPSTTRVLSWLNISRHGLTRGTTELAGDDDIRSADSIRTILAHRDVIRGVKIRMSRSVVGENGLEPLRAAKRVTERIAAETGRPFPVMVHVGNAPPAFGDVLDLLGAGDVVTHAFHGKAGGLFPEAGSGPLPQARAALERGVRLDVGHGSASFAFDTMERALEYGIRPHTVSTDIHGRNLVGPVHDFTTTMTKLLAAGLTLNETVRAATSEAAESIGLAGRLGSLAVGSVADLALLDRVEDTTPLVDAEGRTRTTGHRLTAVATVRAGVTHRIRKADA; encoded by the coding sequence ATGTCTGCATCCCATGACGAGTCGGCAACAAGCCGCACGGTCACGCCTCTTGGCGGAACGAACCTCTCCCACCCGGCACTCTCCCAGGAAGAGGCAGGACCCTACGATCTGGTGATCGGCGGCGGTCTGCTGGTCGATCCCGAGAAGGGCACCTCCTCGGCCGGTGACATCGCCGTCCGCGACGGTCGTATCGCGGCCGTGGTGGAACCGGGCAGCGCCGACGGCCTGTACGCGGAATTCTTCGACGCGCACGGCCTGCTGGTCACACCGGGCCTCATCGACCTGCACGCCCACGTCTACGATCACGCCACGGGCCTGGGTGTCGCGGCCGACCTCGCCGGTGTCAGGTCGGGTGTCACCACGGTGGTCGACGCGGGCAGCTCCGGCTCCGACAACTTCGCCGACTTCGAGCGTACGGTCGTCGCGCCCAGCACTACACGTGTCCTGAGCTGGCTCAACATCTCCCGGCACGGCCTGACGCGCGGAACCACCGAGCTGGCGGGAGACGACGACATCCGGTCGGCCGACAGCATCAGGACGATCCTCGCCCACCGGGACGTCATCCGAGGCGTCAAGATCCGGATGAGCCGTTCCGTGGTGGGGGAGAACGGCCTCGAACCCCTGCGCGCGGCCAAGCGCGTCACCGAGAGGATCGCCGCGGAGACAGGACGGCCCTTCCCCGTGATGGTGCACGTCGGTAACGCTCCCCCCGCGTTCGGTGACGTACTCGACCTCCTCGGCGCCGGTGACGTCGTCACCCATGCCTTCCACGGCAAGGCCGGAGGACTCTTCCCCGAAGCGGGCTCCGGACCTCTTCCGCAGGCCCGCGCCGCCCTGGAACGCGGAGTCCGTCTCGATGTCGGACACGGTAGTGCCAGTTTCGCCTTCGACACCATGGAGCGCGCTCTGGAATACGGGATCAGGCCGCATACGGTCAGTACCGACATCCACGGGCGGAACCTCGTGGGTCCTGTGCACGACTTCACCACCACCATGACCAAACTCCTCGCCGCGGGGCTGACGCTCAACGAGACGGTCCGCGCCGCGACGTCGGAGGCCGCCGAGTCCATCGGTCTGGCGGGCCGACTCGGCAGCCTCGCCGTGGGGTCCGTCGCCGACCTCGCTCTCCTGGACCGGGTGGAGGACACCACTCCCCTCGTGGACGCCGAGGGCCGCACCCGCACCACAGGGCACAGGCTCACCGCGGTGGCCACGGTGCGGGCAGGCGTCACGCACCGCATACGAAAGGCCGACGCATGA
- a CDS encoding IclR family transcriptional regulator → MSGSNSVAKALRVLDALAQPDAPHRLGEIAERSGVPKASAHRILGTLVAEGYAVPDGEGRYGIGGSLQAMAARVLSEDTVGIGAVLRTLQQRLGQTVHLAVLNGDHATYTHKVDPDRAYRIATEVGMRLPLHATAAGKALLAHLPAEEASALLDTVALTARTARTVTGRAELDHELRGVRADGFAVDYEEHEQSICSLAAPVLDSGGYPVGAVSVSALTFLVTREQLPSFADAVRQAAADVARRL, encoded by the coding sequence GTGTCCGGCTCCAACTCCGTGGCCAAGGCACTGCGCGTGCTGGACGCGCTCGCCCAGCCGGACGCGCCGCACCGGCTGGGCGAGATCGCGGAACGGTCAGGGGTGCCGAAGGCGAGCGCCCACCGCATCCTCGGCACACTGGTGGCGGAGGGGTACGCGGTACCGGACGGCGAGGGTCGCTACGGCATCGGCGGCTCGCTCCAGGCGATGGCCGCGCGCGTACTGTCGGAGGACACGGTCGGTATCGGCGCGGTGTTGCGCACACTCCAGCAACGCCTCGGCCAGACGGTGCACCTCGCCGTCCTCAACGGCGATCACGCCACCTATACGCACAAGGTGGACCCCGACCGCGCCTACCGCATCGCCACGGAGGTCGGCATGCGGCTGCCGCTGCACGCGACCGCCGCGGGCAAGGCCCTGCTCGCCCACCTCCCCGCCGAGGAGGCCTCGGCGCTGCTCGACACCGTTGCGCTGACCGCGAGGACCGCGCGGACGGTGACCGGCCGCGCGGAGCTGGACCACGAGCTGCGGGGGGTGCGCGCCGACGGTTTCGCCGTCGACTACGAGGAACACGAACAGTCGATCTGTTCCCTGGCGGCGCCGGTGCTCGACAGCGGTGGCTACCCGGTGGGCGCGGTCTCCGTCTCGGCGCTCACCTTCCTCGTCACCAGGGAACAGCTCCCCTCCTTCGCCGACGCGGTACGCCAGGCGGCCGCCGACGTGGCCAGGCGCCTCTGA
- a CDS encoding phosphocholine-specific phospholipase C — translation MPELNRRRFMQIAGATAGFAALSNSIDRAAAIPAGRRSGTIDDVEHIVVLMQENRSFDHYFGALKGVRGFGDPRPVTLDSGKSVWHQPSGGSEVLPYHPDAEDLGMQFISGLDHDWAGGHKAWNKGKYDQWIPAKSSGTMAHLTRQDIPFHYALADAFTVCDAYHCSFMGATDPNRYYLWSGHVGNDGKGGGPVLGNAEAGYDWTTYPERLEQAKVSWKIYQDIGDGLDADGSWGWIDDAYRGNYGDNSLLYFNKYRDAKPGDPLFEKARTGTDAKAGDGFFDKLRADVKAGTLPKVSWIAAPEAFSEHPNWPANYGAWYISQVLDALTSNPEVWSRTALFVTYDENDGYFDHVVPPFPPASADQGLSTVDTTLDHFPGDASYSAGPYGLGQRVPMVVVSPWSTGGYVCSEVFDHTSVIRFIERRFGVAEPNISPWRRAICGDLTSAFDFSLRVTRPASLPDTDAYEPPDHDRHDSYVPKPPADPALPKQEPGSRKTRPLPYAPHVDGSATPSTGRFTLGFGSGPKAGANFHVTAGNRKDGPWSYTTEAGKEISDTWNTAYSDGVVDLTVHGPNGFLRTFQGPGKTAGPEVTARHTSSGQLELTLTNLSDTTCKLTATDSYGGKKQTWTVRPGARVVKRVDPRAGKGWYDLSVVSDQDKTFLRRLAGHVETGAVGVSDPAIAAH, via the coding sequence ATGCCTGAACTCAATCGGCGCCGATTCATGCAGATCGCCGGCGCCACCGCCGGGTTCGCCGCACTGTCGAACAGCATCGACCGCGCCGCCGCCATTCCCGCCGGGCGGCGCTCCGGCACCATCGACGATGTCGAGCACATCGTCGTGCTGATGCAGGAGAACCGGTCCTTCGACCACTACTTCGGCGCGCTGAAGGGCGTGCGCGGCTTCGGCGATCCGCGCCCCGTGACCCTCGACAGCGGGAAATCCGTCTGGCACCAGCCGAGCGGCGGGTCGGAGGTACTGCCGTACCACCCGGACGCCGAAGACCTCGGCATGCAGTTCATCAGTGGCCTCGACCACGACTGGGCGGGTGGACACAAGGCCTGGAACAAGGGAAAGTACGACCAGTGGATCCCGGCCAAGTCGTCGGGGACCATGGCCCACCTGACACGTCAGGACATCCCGTTCCACTACGCGCTGGCCGACGCGTTCACCGTGTGCGACGCGTACCACTGTTCGTTCATGGGTGCCACCGACCCCAACCGCTACTACCTGTGGTCCGGCCATGTGGGGAACGACGGCAAGGGCGGCGGCCCGGTCCTCGGCAACGCCGAAGCGGGGTACGACTGGACCACCTACCCGGAGCGCCTGGAGCAGGCGAAGGTGTCGTGGAAGATCTATCAGGACATCGGTGACGGACTCGACGCCGACGGCTCCTGGGGCTGGATCGACGACGCCTACCGCGGGAACTACGGCGACAACTCGCTGCTCTACTTCAACAAGTACCGCGACGCGAAGCCAGGCGACCCGCTCTTCGAGAAGGCCCGCACCGGCACCGACGCCAAGGCGGGTGACGGCTTCTTCGACAAGCTGCGCGCCGACGTGAAGGCGGGAACACTGCCGAAGGTCTCCTGGATCGCCGCGCCCGAGGCCTTCTCCGAGCACCCCAACTGGCCCGCCAACTACGGCGCCTGGTACATCTCACAGGTGCTCGACGCCCTGACCTCCAACCCTGAGGTGTGGAGCAGGACGGCGTTGTTCGTCACCTACGACGAGAACGACGGCTACTTCGACCACGTCGTGCCGCCCTTCCCCCCGGCCTCGGCCGACCAGGGGCTCTCCACCGTCGACACCACACTCGACCACTTCCCCGGCGACGCCTCGTACTCGGCGGGCCCCTACGGTCTCGGCCAGCGGGTGCCCATGGTCGTCGTCTCCCCGTGGAGCACGGGCGGGTACGTGTGTTCCGAGGTCTTCGACCACACCTCCGTCATCCGCTTCATAGAGCGCAGGTTCGGTGTGGCCGAGCCGAACATCTCTCCCTGGCGCAGAGCCATCTGCGGTGACCTCACCTCCGCGTTCGACTTCTCACTGCGCGTCACCCGTCCGGCATCGCTGCCCGACACGGACGCCTACGAGCCGCCGGACCACGACCGGCACGACAGCTATGTGCCGAAGCCTCCGGCGGACCCGGCGCTGCCCAAGCAGGAACCGGGGTCGCGCAAGACACGTCCGCTCCCGTACGCGCCCCACGTGGACGGCTCCGCGACGCCGTCCACCGGTCGCTTCACCCTCGGCTTCGGGAGCGGGCCGAAGGCGGGCGCCAATTTCCACGTCACCGCGGGCAACAGGAAGGACGGCCCCTGGTCGTACACCACAGAAGCGGGCAAGGAGATCTCCGACACCTGGAACACGGCCTACTCCGACGGCGTGGTCGACCTCACGGTGCACGGCCCCAACGGGTTCCTGCGCACCTTTCAGGGACCGGGGAAGACGGCGGGTCCTGAGGTGACAGCTCGGCACACCTCCTCGGGACAGCTCGAACTGACCCTGACCAACCTGTCCGACACCACCTGCAAGCTCACCGCCACGGACTCCTACGGCGGTAAGAAGCAGACCTGGACCGTGCGTCCCGGTGCCCGGGTGGTGAAGCGGGTGGACCCGCGCGCGGGCAAGGGCTGGTACGACCTGTCCGTCGTCTCCGACCAGGACAAGACGTTCCTGCGCCGACTCGCCGGCCATGTCGAGACCGGCGCGGTGGGCGTCAGCGACCCGGCCATCGCCGCTCACTGA
- a CDS encoding endo alpha-1,4 polygalactosaminidase, which translates to MHRWFTRSLPAGILLLAFTTACSADAGGRPDGTKPSEHAKASAPTAVRVPAADTAFDYQIGGPYTPPDGVKAVSRDRTAKPAPGLYNVCYVNAFQTQPDSAITWWKDHHPELLLRDGEGRPVVDEDWDEPLLDISSAGKRAALMEVVGPWIDGCADAGYDAVEADNLDSYQRSEELLTAKDAEAFATLLAERAHRRHLAFGQKNTGELLSRRSRIGFDFAVVEECARYKECPEFSDAYHGKVFDIEYRKADFTKGCDTWGDSLSINLRDLDVRPAGTDGHVSRRCPVT; encoded by the coding sequence GTGCACCGTTGGTTCACCCGCAGCCTTCCCGCAGGGATCCTGCTGCTCGCGTTCACCACTGCCTGTTCCGCCGACGCGGGCGGGCGGCCCGACGGGACGAAGCCGTCGGAGCATGCGAAAGCCTCCGCTCCCACAGCGGTGCGCGTCCCCGCCGCCGACACCGCTTTCGACTACCAGATCGGCGGCCCCTACACCCCGCCTGACGGAGTGAAGGCGGTCTCCCGCGACCGCACCGCCAAACCGGCGCCCGGCCTCTACAACGTCTGTTACGTCAACGCCTTCCAGACGCAGCCGGACAGTGCCATCACCTGGTGGAAGGACCACCACCCCGAGCTGCTCCTGCGGGACGGGGAAGGGCGCCCCGTCGTGGACGAGGACTGGGACGAGCCACTGCTGGACATTTCCTCGGCGGGGAAGCGTGCCGCGCTCATGGAGGTGGTGGGTCCCTGGATCGACGGTTGCGCCGACGCCGGTTATGACGCGGTGGAAGCGGACAACCTCGACAGCTACCAGCGCTCGGAGGAGCTGCTCACAGCCAAGGACGCGGAAGCCTTCGCCACCCTCCTCGCCGAACGCGCACACCGGCGCCACCTGGCCTTCGGCCAGAAGAACACCGGTGAACTGCTGTCGCGCCGCTCAAGGATCGGCTTCGACTTCGCCGTCGTCGAGGAGTGCGCCCGCTACAAGGAGTGCCCGGAGTTCTCCGACGCCTACCACGGCAAGGTCTTCGACATCGAGTACCGGAAGGCCGACTTCACCAAGGGGTGCGACACCTGGGGTGACAGCCTCTCCATCAATCTGCGCGACCTCGATGTCCGCCCCGCGGGCACCGACGGTCACGTCAGCCGCCGGTGTCCCGTGACCTGA
- a CDS encoding VOC family protein, producing MTDAHLPAAGAIHHVEIWIPDLARVGDWQWLLQELGYTLHQSWEHGRSWRLHHTYLVLEQSPDLTADRHDRRAPGLNHLAFHVHDESAVDRLARSAPAHGWSLLFADRHPYAGGPQQYAAYLESSDGFEVELVAVRRS from the coding sequence GTGACCGACGCTCACCTCCCGGCCGCAGGCGCCATCCACCACGTGGAGATATGGATCCCCGACCTCGCTCGCGTGGGCGACTGGCAGTGGCTGCTCCAGGAGCTGGGCTACACCCTCCACCAAAGCTGGGAGCACGGTCGGAGCTGGCGGCTGCACCACACCTACCTGGTCCTGGAGCAGTCACCGGACCTGACCGCCGACCGGCACGACCGCCGGGCCCCCGGCCTCAACCACCTCGCCTTCCACGTACATGACGAGTCCGCGGTCGACCGGCTGGCCCGGTCGGCCCCCGCTCACGGCTGGTCGCTCCTGTTCGCCGACCGGCACCCGTACGCGGGAGGGCCTCAGCAGTACGCGGCCTACTTGGAGTCCAGCGACGGGTTCGAGGTCGAGCTCGTCGCCGTACGCCGTTCCTGA